A window of the Nibribacter ruber genome harbors these coding sequences:
- a CDS encoding enoyl-CoA hydratase/isomerase family protein, whose translation MAHYHNLQLNNQDGILFITVNRPSKMNALNIETVQEIQMAMQEVYDDEEVRGVILTGSGEKAFVAGADIAEIAELNEVNGRRFAERGQDVFSMIEECPKPVIAAVNGFALGGGCELAMACHIRVASENARFGQPEVNLGLIPGYGGTQRLTQLVGKGKAMELMMTGDLIPAQEAKELGLANHVTTPEDLMPKCLEIMNKIIAKAPLAVGMIVDCVNAWYDKEEHGYQTEANSFSRCCGSDDFKEGTSAFLEKRKPHFKGE comes from the coding sequence ATGGCGCACTACCATAACCTTCAGTTGAACAACCAGGACGGCATTCTGTTCATAACGGTAAACAGGCCGTCTAAAATGAACGCGCTGAACATTGAGACCGTGCAGGAGATTCAGATGGCCATGCAGGAAGTGTATGACGATGAGGAGGTGCGCGGCGTCATCTTGACCGGAAGCGGCGAGAAAGCGTTTGTGGCCGGCGCAGATATTGCAGAGATTGCCGAGTTGAACGAAGTGAACGGGCGTCGTTTCGCCGAACGCGGCCAGGACGTCTTCTCCATGATTGAAGAATGCCCCAAGCCCGTGATTGCCGCCGTGAACGGTTTCGCCTTGGGCGGTGGTTGTGAACTGGCCATGGCCTGTCATATTAGAGTAGCCAGTGAGAACGCCCGCTTCGGGCAGCCCGAGGTGAACCTTGGCTTGATACCCGGCTACGGAGGCACCCAGCGCTTAACCCAACTGGTAGGCAAAGGCAAGGCCATGGAGTTGATGATGACCGGTGACCTGATCCCGGCCCAGGAAGCCAAGGAGCTAGGCTTGGCCAATCATGTGACCACCCCAGAAGATCTCATGCCCAAGTGCCTGGAGATCATGAACAAGATCATTGCCAAAGCGCCTTTGGCCGTGGGCATGATCGTGGACTGCGTGAACGCCTGGTATGACAAAGAAGAGCACGGTTATCAGACAGAAGCCAACTCTTTCAGCCGCTGCTGCGGGTCAGATGACTTTAAAGAAGGAACCAGCGCGTTCTTAGAAAAACGCAAGCCCCATTTTAAAGGCGAGTAA
- a CDS encoding sugar phosphate nucleotidyltransferase — protein sequence MRIIVPMAGMGKRMRPHTLTVPKPLIPIAGKPIVQRLVEDIAKVCQEPIEEVAFIIGHFGAEVEARLIKIAESVGAKGTIHYQEEPLGTAHAILCAQSALKGNVVVAFADTLFKADFTLDTSAEGTIWVQKVEDPRPFGVVKLNEKGQITEFVEKPQEFVSDLAIIGIYYFKDGEYLRNELQYLLDNDIKDKGEYQLTNALENMKSKGSVFIPGPISEWLDCGNKDATVYTNQRYLEYIKDEEGLVASSATLNNTVIIPPVYIGENAVLNNSVVGPHVSIGNNTQVDGSVLSNSIVQENSKIKSALIANSMVGNHVVYEKTPADLSLGDYNTLRD from the coding sequence ATGAGAATAATAGTACCAATGGCCGGCATGGGCAAACGCATGCGCCCCCACACGCTTACTGTTCCTAAACCCCTTATTCCTATTGCCGGCAAGCCCATTGTGCAGCGCCTGGTAGAAGACATTGCCAAAGTATGCCAGGAGCCTATTGAAGAAGTGGCCTTCATCATCGGGCATTTCGGGGCAGAGGTGGAAGCCCGCTTGATTAAGATCGCCGAGTCTGTAGGCGCCAAAGGTACTATCCATTACCAGGAAGAACCGCTGGGCACGGCCCACGCCATTCTTTGCGCCCAGAGCGCCTTGAAAGGCAACGTGGTAGTGGCCTTCGCGGACACGCTTTTCAAAGCAGACTTTACCTTAGATACCTCGGCCGAGGGTACTATCTGGGTGCAGAAAGTAGAAGACCCGCGTCCGTTTGGCGTGGTGAAGCTAAACGAGAAGGGCCAGATCACTGAATTTGTGGAGAAACCGCAGGAGTTTGTCTCTGACCTGGCCATCATTGGCATCTATTATTTTAAAGACGGCGAGTACCTGCGCAATGAGTTGCAGTACCTGCTGGACAATGACATCAAAGACAAAGGCGAGTACCAGTTGACCAACGCCCTGGAGAACATGAAGAGCAAAGGCTCTGTGTTCATACCGGGTCCTATCTCTGAGTGGCTGGACTGCGGCAACAAGGACGCCACCGTGTACACCAACCAGCGCTACCTGGAATACATCAAAGACGAGGAAGGTTTAGTGGCTTCCAGCGCTACCTTGAACAACACAGTCATCATTCCGCCGGTTTATATTGGAGAAAATGCGGTGCTGAACAATTCAGTGGTAGGTCCGCACGTTTCCATTGGAAATAACACGCAGGTAGACGGTTCTGTGCTGAGCAACAGCATAGTGCAGGAAAACAGCAAGATCAAGAGTGCCCTCATTGCCAACTCAATGGTAGGAAACCATGTGGTATATGAGAAAACACCGGCAGATCTTAGCCTGGGCGACTACAACACCCTGCGCGACTAG
- the infB gene encoding translation initiation factor IF-2 has product MRLKQVATTLNISTSTVVEFLEKKGMDVENKPTSKITQEQFNMLSKEFASSMQAKAEAAELNIGKKPAGAEEKPEPKKAQDPEPEMLIKNSAPARPAAEPEKPAAPAPAAPKAAEPAPAPAASASLPGIKVLGKIDLDAKGRPVPKPAPAPAPAPAAQVAEKSTEAPAPAPAAEKPAAPAAPAPAPVTPAASAPEKPATPAPAPAAPAAPAAPVAEKPAAPAAAAPQAPVTPPAPAPAPAPAAEAAKPAAPAPQAPAAPVTPAAPVAPEASAPDADTTPQGTIKAQADQLKGLTVLGKIELPVSGGRGKGGKPVASSDERRRGNQPGGQGGQGQDKKKRKRIEVPKTGAPGAANTNPNAPQPHRAGDRANSTRPLGTGQAANRQPGAGGPGRPGGGYQGNRPGGGGRPGGPAAPRAELTDKEIQDQIKATLARLSGGKGGNQGNRSKYRREKRSAVADAADERRMQEQLESKILKVTEFVSANDLAALMDVSVNEVIKTCMNLGMFVSINQRLDAEAITIIADEFGYDIQFASAEEEENTGIEEVDAEEDLLPRAPIVTIMGHVDHGKTSLLDYIRRTKVTAGEAGGITQHIGAYQVTTEAGKDITFLDTPGHEAFTAMRARGAKVTDVVIIVVAADDNVMPQTKEALNHAQAAGSPIVIAINKIDKPTANPDKIREELAQLNVLVEEWGGKYQSQEISAKTGQGIDELLDKVLLEAELLELKANPDRRAVGTVIEAALDKGRGYVATVLVQTGTLKIGDILVAGSHHGRVKAMTDELGKRHKTAGPSMPIQVLGIDGAPQAGDKFVVMETEREAREIAVNRQQLQREQSMRTKKHITLDEIGRRLAIGTFKELNVIVRGDVDGSVEALSDSLLKLSTEEVQVNILSKGVGQISETDVLLASASDAIIIGFQVRPSTNARKLAEQEEIDIRLYSIIYNAINELKDAMEGMLAPTVKEEVTANVEVREVFKITKVGTIAGCMVTDGVITRNSKIRIVRDGIVVHSGEILALKRFKDDASEVRTGYECGISIKNFNDLQQGDVIEAYEEREIKRTL; this is encoded by the coding sequence ATGAGGCTTAAACAGGTAGCCACCACCTTGAACATCAGTACCTCTACCGTAGTGGAGTTCCTGGAGAAAAAGGGGATGGATGTCGAGAATAAACCTACTTCAAAGATTACCCAAGAGCAGTTCAATATGCTGTCGAAAGAGTTTGCCTCGTCCATGCAAGCCAAGGCAGAGGCAGCCGAGTTGAACATTGGGAAAAAACCAGCCGGGGCAGAAGAGAAGCCAGAACCTAAGAAAGCCCAGGACCCGGAGCCCGAAATGCTCATCAAGAACAGTGCCCCGGCCCGTCCGGCGGCAGAGCCAGAGAAACCAGCCGCACCGGCACCAGCAGCCCCTAAAGCCGCTGAGCCAGCGCCTGCACCGGCCGCTAGTGCCTCTTTGCCAGGCATAAAGGTATTGGGCAAGATTGACCTGGATGCCAAAGGTCGTCCCGTGCCAAAACCTGCTCCTGCCCCCGCGCCTGCTCCGGCAGCACAGGTGGCCGAGAAATCAACAGAAGCACCCGCTCCGGCCCCGGCCGCAGAGAAACCTGCCGCTCCGGCGGCTCCTGCTCCAGCCCCGGTAACACCAGCGGCCTCTGCGCCAGAAAAACCAGCTACTCCAGCGCCTGCTCCTGCAGCACCGGCCGCCCCGGCAGCTCCCGTTGCAGAGAAGCCAGCTGCCCCGGCAGCCGCCGCACCACAGGCCCCGGTAACACCGCCGGCACCTGCGCCAGCTCCGGCCCCAGCGGCTGAAGCAGCCAAGCCAGCAGCACCAGCCCCACAGGCTCCGGCAGCGCCGGTAACTCCGGCTGCACCCGTTGCGCCAGAGGCTTCTGCCCCAGATGCTGATACCACGCCGCAAGGCACCATCAAAGCACAGGCAGACCAGTTGAAAGGGTTGACAGTGTTGGGTAAGATTGAATTACCCGTGAGTGGTGGTCGTGGCAAAGGCGGTAAGCCGGTAGCCTCCTCAGATGAGCGCCGTAGAGGCAATCAGCCGGGTGGACAAGGCGGCCAAGGCCAAGACAAAAAGAAACGCAAGCGCATTGAAGTGCCTAAAACAGGTGCTCCAGGTGCTGCCAATACTAATCCTAATGCACCACAACCGCACCGCGCTGGTGACAGAGCCAACAGCACCCGTCCTTTGGGAACAGGCCAGGCGGCTAACCGTCAACCAGGCGCCGGTGGACCAGGTCGTCCAGGCGGTGGCTACCAAGGCAACCGTCCAGGTGGCGGCGGCCGTCCAGGCGGACCGGCAGCCCCTCGCGCTGAGTTAACGGATAAGGAAATCCAGGATCAGATTAAGGCCACGTTGGCCCGCTTGAGCGGTGGCAAAGGCGGTAACCAAGGAAACCGTTCCAAATACCGTAGAGAGAAACGCTCTGCCGTGGCAGATGCCGCAGATGAGCGCAGAATGCAGGAACAATTAGAGTCTAAGATTCTAAAAGTAACTGAGTTCGTGTCTGCTAATGACTTGGCTGCCTTGATGGACGTGAGCGTCAACGAGGTGATCAAGACCTGTATGAACCTGGGTATGTTCGTATCCATCAACCAGCGTCTGGATGCCGAGGCCATCACCATCATTGCAGATGAGTTTGGCTATGACATTCAGTTCGCTTCGGCTGAGGAAGAAGAAAATACTGGTATTGAGGAAGTAGACGCTGAAGAAGATCTATTGCCACGCGCTCCAATTGTGACCATCATGGGTCACGTGGATCATGGTAAAACCTCTTTGCTGGATTACATAAGAAGAACCAAGGTAACCGCCGGTGAGGCCGGGGGTATCACCCAGCACATTGGCGCCTACCAGGTAACCACTGAGGCCGGGAAAGACATCACCTTCCTGGATACACCGGGTCACGAGGCCTTTACCGCCATGCGTGCCCGTGGTGCCAAGGTAACAGACGTTGTTATCATTGTGGTTGCAGCTGATGATAACGTGATGCCACAAACCAAGGAAGCCTTGAACCACGCGCAAGCGGCGGGCTCTCCAATCGTGATTGCCATTAACAAGATTGACAAGCCAACGGCCAACCCAGACAAGATTCGTGAGGAGCTTGCCCAGTTGAACGTACTGGTAGAAGAGTGGGGTGGTAAATATCAAAGCCAGGAAATATCCGCTAAGACCGGACAAGGCATTGACGAACTCCTTGATAAAGTATTGCTAGAGGCCGAATTACTGGAGTTGAAAGCCAACCCAGACCGCCGTGCCGTTGGTACGGTGATTGAAGCCGCCCTGGATAAAGGTAGAGGCTACGTAGCCACGGTATTGGTACAGACCGGTACGTTGAAGATTGGTGACATCCTGGTTGCTGGTTCACACCACGGCCGCGTGAAAGCCATGACTGATGAACTGGGCAAACGCCATAAGACTGCCGGACCATCCATGCCGATTCAGGTATTGGGTATTGACGGCGCTCCGCAGGCGGGTGACAAGTTTGTGGTAATGGAAACGGAGCGTGAAGCCCGTGAGATTGCCGTGAACCGTCAGCAGTTGCAGCGTGAGCAGAGCATGCGCACCAAGAAACACATCACCCTGGATGAAATCGGTCGTCGTTTGGCCATCGGTACATTTAAGGAGTTGAACGTGATTGTACGCGGTGACGTGGATGGTTCTGTAGAGGCACTTTCTGACTCATTATTGAAACTATCGACTGAGGAAGTACAGGTGAACATCTTGTCCAAAGGGGTTGGTCAAATCTCTGAGACGGACGTATTGCTGGCCTCGGCCTCAGATGCGATCATCATTGGTTTCCAGGTGAGACCTTCTACCAACGCCCGTAAGCTGGCAGAGCAGGAAGAGATTGACATCCGTCTGTACTCTATCATCTACAACGCCATCAATGAGTTGAAAGACGCCATGGAAGGTATGTTGGCGCCAACGGTGAAAGAAGAAGTAACCGCCAACGTAGAAGTACGCGAGGTGTTCAAAATCACCAAGGTGGGTACCATTGCCGGCTGTATGGTGACGGATGGTGTGATTACGCGTAACTCTAAGATCAGAATTGTACGTGACGGCATTGTGGTTCACTCCGGTGAAATCCTGGCCCTGAAGCGTTTCAAAGACGATGCGTCTGAAGTGCGTACCGGCTACGAATGCGGTATCAGCATCAAGAACTTCAATGACCTACAACAAGGTGACGTGATTGAAGCCTACGAAGAGCGCGAAATCAAGCGTACTCTGTAA
- the dut gene encoding dUTP diphosphatase: MNSSLSVKVINLSKHPLPHYQTEQSAGMDLRANLEAPITLKPLQRTLVSTGLSMELPEGYEAQIRPRSGLAFKHGISIVNTPGTIDADYRGEIKVLLVNLSDTDFVVEDGERIAQMVVARHERVAWQAAEELSSTERGAGGYGSTGVK, translated from the coding sequence ATGAATTCTTCGCTTTCTGTTAAAGTCATCAATTTAAGCAAGCACCCGCTGCCACATTACCAGACCGAGCAATCGGCTGGCATGGACCTGCGCGCCAATCTAGAGGCTCCTATTACACTCAAGCCTTTGCAACGCACGTTGGTATCCACGGGCCTCAGCATGGAATTACCTGAAGGCTACGAAGCCCAGATACGTCCGCGCAGCGGCCTGGCCTTCAAGCACGGCATCTCCATTGTCAACACGCCCGGCACCATTGACGCTGATTACCGCGGCGAGATTAAAGTGCTACTAGTCAATCTCTCAGACACGGATTTTGTGGTGGAGGACGGAGAGCGCATCGCCCAGATGGTGGTGGCCAGGCATGAGCGCGTGGCCTGGCAAGCCGCTGAGGAACTGTCTTCTACTGAAAGAGGCGCGGGCGGCTACGGCAGCACCGGAGTAAAGTAA
- a CDS encoding lipopolysaccharide biosynthesis protein, with protein sequence MSIAKKLVGQTAAYGLSSIVGRALNYLLVPLYTGIFAREEYAVVTKLYAIVAFLNIVYTYGMETAFFRYANKPGADKKELYQKVQTLVLTTSLTLTGVLLLFNSSIAASLGYPKHNEYIIWLAITIAVDAIVAIPFARLRLENQAARFAIIRLTNIFLVIGGNLFFLLFCRHVYEGKYLPELRPLVEAIYNPDLGVGYIFVVNMVANLLFIPMLWREFADFKFKLALAEMKPMLVYAFPILVMGLAGATNEMLSRIMLEDWLPEGFYPGTTNEQALGVFGANYKLAIMMSLMIQAFRYSAEPFFFSQAQEKNSPATFAVVMRWFVIVCAFAYLGISANLDIFQYFLGQKEYRTGMEIVPVLLLAYLFNGVYYNLTVWFKLTDKTHYGTYITIFGAIVTVVANFLLIPVLGYMGSAVAAFLCYFLMAVVCYVIGQKYFPVPYPIKAIFGYLLLASGLIWLAYAWGIENFWIRQVYHLGLCLVFLAVVWVVEKPALRGINR encoded by the coding sequence ATGAGCATTGCGAAAAAACTGGTAGGACAGACGGCGGCATACGGCTTGAGCAGCATTGTGGGCCGCGCGCTCAATTACCTTTTGGTGCCCCTCTACACCGGTATTTTCGCGCGGGAAGAGTACGCCGTGGTGACCAAGCTGTACGCCATTGTCGCGTTCCTGAACATCGTCTATACCTATGGCATGGAAACAGCCTTCTTTAGGTATGCCAACAAGCCGGGGGCAGACAAAAAGGAACTCTATCAGAAAGTGCAGACGCTTGTGCTCACCACCAGCCTCACGCTCACGGGCGTGTTGCTGCTCTTTAACTCATCCATCGCGGCCAGTTTAGGCTATCCCAAGCACAATGAATACATCATTTGGCTGGCCATTACCATTGCCGTAGACGCCATTGTGGCCATTCCGTTTGCCCGATTGCGGCTAGAGAACCAGGCGGCTCGGTTCGCGATCATTAGACTGACCAATATTTTTCTGGTGATAGGCGGTAACTTGTTCTTCCTTTTGTTCTGCCGGCACGTGTATGAGGGAAAGTACCTGCCTGAATTGCGGCCTCTGGTAGAAGCCATCTACAACCCAGACTTGGGCGTGGGCTACATTTTTGTGGTGAACATGGTGGCCAACCTGCTGTTCATTCCCATGCTTTGGCGCGAGTTCGCAGACTTCAAGTTCAAGCTGGCCTTAGCCGAAATGAAGCCCATGCTGGTGTACGCGTTCCCTATTCTGGTCATGGGGCTGGCGGGTGCCACTAATGAAATGCTCTCCAGAATCATGCTGGAAGACTGGCTGCCCGAGGGCTTTTACCCTGGTACCACCAATGAGCAGGCACTGGGGGTGTTCGGCGCAAATTATAAGCTGGCCATCATGATGAGCCTCATGATTCAGGCGTTTCGGTATTCGGCAGAGCCTTTCTTCTTTTCACAGGCCCAGGAAAAGAATTCGCCGGCTACGTTTGCCGTGGTCATGCGGTGGTTTGTCATTGTCTGTGCCTTCGCGTATCTGGGCATCAGCGCCAACCTAGATATCTTCCAGTACTTTCTGGGCCAGAAAGAATACCGTACGGGCATGGAGATTGTGCCGGTCTTATTGTTGGCTTATCTATTCAACGGCGTGTACTACAACCTCACGGTGTGGTTCAAGCTCACAGATAAGACGCATTACGGGACGTACATCACAATCTTCGGGGCTATTGTCACGGTGGTGGCCAACTTTTTGCTCATACCGGTGCTGGGGTACATGGGTAGTGCCGTTGCGGCGTTCCTGTGTTATTTCCTGATGGCGGTGGTCTGCTACGTGATCGGGCAGAAGTACTTTCCGGTGCCGTATCCCATCAAAGCCATCTTTGGGTATCTGCTGCTGGCTTCGGGCCTTATCTGGTTGGCGTATGCCTGGGGAATAGAAAATTTCTGGATCAGACAAGTCTATCACTTGGGGCTTTGCCTGGTATTTTTGGCCGTGGTGTGGGTAGTGGAGAAACCGGCGCTTCGTGGCATAAATAGATAA